A single region of the Ananas comosus cultivar F153 unplaced genomic scaffold, ASM154086v1, whole genome shotgun sequence genome encodes:
- the LOC109706435 gene encoding uncharacterized protein LOC109706435 — MTDQLFAFQGLMSPRRYTRRSASAPSSEVPEQAGLSEIDQLQAQVTALVDVVQRQESRFERLQELLERLAAVAAATATDGRDVPAPSTLVPEAAEGEGIAAVLVTARPPSASVPPAASGSATPDVTAEDVEGEHALAALIKFKKFNPPIFEGEKVEPAMVESWIDSMETLFEDLRTLERDRVYLATHRLEKAAKVWWKQVKRDRLPGHPPMLWEEFKRAVFANYPPDTLKRKLQEKFRKLQQGDHSVAEYEQEFSHIIDCVPDVVRDDRDQADWFLRGLRPVIYMAVQILKFTTFAEVFDRALWAEHGDAHVREKRELLAESKDKGKKRQGGGSSVGQTRYKKPPKYPQTQYEGRGARWCFICNGDHLVSCCEQRQGKCYKCGQPGHFIRDCPGEGASPAPSIASAPVVPVHYGGAPPAAASVGPAMALRQAEMARSAPSGRMFAAQVQAEEPAEAEEHRLVAVQVGDWIMPIRMLELKNLKEFDVILGID; from the exons ATGACTGACCAACtatttgcgtttcagggactaatgtctccaagacgctacacacgtAGATCCGCCTCGGCACCGTCTTCTGAGGTGCCTGAGCAGGCTGGGCTAAGCGAGATAGATCAGTTGCAGGCACAAGTGACCGCATTGGttgatgtggtgcagcgccaggagagcCGTTTTGAGCGACTCCAAGAGCTTTTGGAGCGGCTGGCTGCGGTGGCGGCCGCAACGGCGACAGATGGACGCGATGtacccgcaccctcgactctTGTACCAGAAGCAgcggagggtgagggtatagcggcggtTCTGGTGACAGCACGTCCCCCGTCGGCAAGTGTTCCTCCGGCGGCTTCAGGCTCGGCGACTCCTGATGTAACGGCCGAGGACGTAGAAGGGGAACACGCATTGGCGGCCCTTATCAAGTTTAAGAAGTTCAATCCGCCCATCTTCGAAGGGGAGAAGGTAGAGCCGGCAATGGTCGAGTcgtggattgactcgatggaaacgctcttcgaagACTTACGCACCTTGGAGAGAGATAGGGTGTACCTTGCCACCCACCGCCTAGAgaaagcggcgaaggtgtggtggaagcaaGTGAAGCGTGATCGGCTTCCTGGCCATCCGccgatgttgtgggaggagttcaagagggcaGTGTTTGCCAACTACCCCCCCGACacgttgaagcggaagctccaagagaagttccgcaagctacAGCAGGGGGACCACTCCGTGGCGGAGTATGAGCAggaattctcccacatcatagactgtgtcccggatgtagTGAGAGATGACCGGGACCAGGCCGactggttcttacgaggacttcggccggtgATCTACATGGCCGTGCAGATACTCAAGtttacgacctttgcggaggtcttcgaccgGGCGCTTTGGGCAGAACATGGTGACGCCCATGTCCGGGAAAAGCGCGAGTTGTTGGCTGAATCCAAGGATAaaggcaagaaacgccaaggcggcggtagttcggTTGGTcagacacgttacaagaaacccccgaagtatccgcagACTCAATATGAGGGCCGTGGAGCGCGATGGTGTTTCATATGCAATGGAGACCACCTAGTGTCGTGTTGTGAGCAGCGccaaggcaagtgctacaagtgcgggcaaccggggcacttcatacGTGATTGCCCGGGAGAAGGAGCTTCGCCTGCTCCATCtattgcatcggcgccggtaGTTCCAGTtcattatggaggagctccaccggcGGCAGCGTCAGTAGGACCCGCGATGGCCCTGCGACAGGCCGAgatggcgcgatcggccccgagcggaagGATGTTTGCCGCTCAAGTGCAAGCCGAGGAGCCAGctgaggcggaggagcatcgccttgtggcag tacaagtaggtgactggataatgcccattagGATGCTAGAGCTCAAGAATCTTAAAGAGttcgatgtcatattgggcatagACTAG